Below is a window of Haloterrigena alkaliphila DNA.
CGACTTCCCCTCGTGTCGGAGGCTGCCCGACAGCGAGATGAAGTCGTGAACCGCGCCGAGCAGCGGGTTCCCGATCGCGACCCACAGCACGGCCGGCACCCAGCCCCAGACCAGCGCGGCCGTGATCGGTCCGACGATCGGTGCCCCGCCCGCGATACTCGAGTAGTGATGCCCCAGTAGCACCGGCTTCTTCGCCGGTACGTACTCCTGTCCGTCCTGGTACTTGTGTGCTGGCGTCTCTCGGCTGTCGTCTAACCCCACGAACTGGGAGAGATACCGCCCGTACCCGATGTACGAGACGGAAAACGTCACCAGCACCAGTGCCACGATCCATATTACACCTGCCATGTTACCCTCTCTCTAGGAATCGATGGGACGGGAGGATTATAAATATAATTTATTGTGGATTGTACTAGGCCTGATCATATGTTCGTTACCGCGCGTAAACCGCCCTATATGTAATCGGTATTCGATTTACGAGAGATTGCCTATCACTCGAGCAACCGAACGCGCGATTACTCCGTCTGGGGCCGATCGTCCGCGACTCCGATCTCGAGGTCGTTCGCCACGTCCTCGAGCAGGCTCCCCCGGACCTCCTCGACGCGCGTCTCGATGGTCGCCACGACCGGCGGTTCGAACTCGCGCTCGATGCGCTCGAGGCGCTCGCGCTCGGTCGCCACGCGGTCGCGGAGGTAGGTCGCGCCGCGTCCCTCCTCGTGGGCCTCCGGTTCGGGCGTCAGCCGGTTGACGACCAGGCCGCGAACGGGCAGGTCGGCCTCGGCGAGCGTCTCGAGCGATCGGGCCGTCTCCCGGATCGAGAGTTCGTCGGGGTTCAACACGAGGTAGAACGACGCGTCCTCGCGAAGCACCTCGCCCGCGAACTCGAAGCGCTCCTTGCGTCCCTGGAGCCGAGCGAGGATCGGGTCGCCCTCCATCACGCGCCGGGGTTCCTGATTTCCGATGGCGGCCTTCTCGTAGAGGTCGATGCTGCGCTCGCGTTTGTCAATCAGCCGGTCGATCCAGCGCTCGAGCAGCTCGGGGAGGGCGAGCAGCCGCAGCGTCGAGCCGGTCGGCGAGGTGTCGAAGACGACGCGGTCGTAGTCGTCGGCGGTGCGCATCACCTCGACGAACCGGTCGAACAGCGCGGCCTCGTAGGCGCCGGGCGTCTGGTGGGCCATCTCGAGTTGCAGTTCGACCTCGTTGACCATCGTCGCCGAGAGCTGCGCGTTCAGCTGCTGGCGCAGCTCCATCAGGTGGTCCTGCACTTCCTGCTCGGGATCGATCTCCATCGCCGAGAGCCCGTCGTACCCCTCGACGGGCCGCGGGTCGTCGCCGAACTCCTGGTCGAAGACGTCGGCCGTGCTGTGGGCCGGGTCCGTCGAGACCACGAGCGTTTCCAGCCCTGCGTTAGCACACTCGAGCGCGTAGGCGCTCGAGACGGTCGTCTTCCCCACGCCGCCTTTGCCGCCGAAGAAGGTGAACCGTGTCATCGCGTTAGATGGTAAGCGTCGTCATCGATCAGAAGTGGTACTGGTGGCCCTTGCGCTCGATCACCGACTGGCGGTCCCACATCCGGCGCTCCCAGGCCTGGTACTCGTCCTCGAGGTAGGGGAGGAGTTCGGCCGTGTAGTAGGAGACGGGGCTCGGGATCCCGAACGCGTCCGGGAAGCAGGCGAGCATGAACGCGTCCTCCGTGTCCTCGGCCTCGGCCTCGACCTTCTCGTAGGCGGGGTGGGTGAACATCCCGTGGTAGAGCCCCCGGAGCCACTCCTCGAGGGTGGTCCGAAACGCGGCGATCCGATCGGCGAGTGTCATCGTCGGTCATGCTCGGGCCCGGAGACAAAAAGATATCGCGTCCGGCGGTTCGACGCGAAATCGCTGCCCCTGTCGCGCAGTGCGCACTTTATCGGTCGAATCTCGGCAGACGAACGTCTACCCAACAGTTACCAGTGTGGCCGTGGAACGACAGTTCGCGCACACCCTGTCGCCGACCCGCGGTCCGCCCGCTCCGGTGGCATCACGGCTCCTCACCGGTTCCGTGCCCTGAAAACGGGAGCGGGTGGTGTGTCTTGTTTCGAGAAGCTCCCGTGGTAACTAGTCACAACTGCACGCTAATAATGGCATCGGCTAGCACCGATCGAGCACCGCGGCGCCGGCGATACGACGCTTCTTGACCCTCGAGTCCCAACCACCCGGCATGAACGCCGAATCGGACGCCATCCCGGTCACCGTGCTCTCGGGGGCCCTCGGAGCGGGGAAGACGACGTTGGTCAACCACCTCCTGCGGAACGCCGGCGACCGCGACCTCGCCGTCCTGGTCAACGACATGGGTGCAGTGAACGTCGACGCCGAACTCGTCGCCGAGGGGTCGGACCTCGAGGTCGAGGGCGGCGTCGCGGAACTCTCGAACGGCTGTATCTGCTGTGAACTGCAGGACGACCTCGAGACGGCGGTCGTCCGACTGGCCCGCGAGCGCGACTTCGACCACCTGCTCGTCGAGTGTTCGGGAATCTCCGAGCCCGAACCGGTCGCGCGCCTGTTCACGACCACCTCGCGAGTCGCCGCGAGCTATCGGATCGACGCGCTCGTCACGGTGCTCGACACCCGGCTCTTCCTCGATTATTTCGCGGGCGAGGGCGTTCCCGAACGCCGCGGTGAGAGAACGGCCGAAGCGGGCGCGAGCGGCGAGTCCCCCGACGGGACGGGCACGGACGGCGACGATGCCGACGGGACGGAATCGGGAGGCGACGCCGACGAGACCCGGCCGCTCTCGGACCTGCTGCTCGAGCAACTCGAGGTCGCCGACCTCGTCCTGCTCAACAAGTGTGACCGCTGTGATCCGGCGGAACTCGAGGAGGCCGAAGCGCTCGTCCGCGCGCTCCGACCCTCAGCGGAGACGATCCGCACGGAGTTCAGCGCGGTCGACCCCGACCGCGTGCTCGGTGTCGACCTGTTCGATCCCGGCCGGACGGGCGAGGCCGCCGGCTGGCAGCGCGCGCTGGCCGACGATGGCGAGGGCCAGAACGCCCACGATAACGGCCACGACCACCGCCACCCGGACGAGGTGTACGGCGTCGATTCGTTCGTCTTCCGCGAGCGACGGCCGTTCCACCCCGAGCGGTTCGCCGCCTTCCTGCGGGGGCTTCCGGACGGCGTCGTGCGCTCGAAGGGCGTCGCGTGGGTCGCCGGTCGGGACGTGAAAATCGACGTCGCGCAGGCCGGCCCCTCGGTTCGCGCGAGCGTCCGCGGCCCGTGGATCGCCGCCCTCCCCGAGGTGCGACGGGATCTCTACCGGTCGAATCGACCCGACCTCGAGTGGCACGACGACCACGGCGACCGCCGGTCGGAACTGGTCTTCATCGGCACCGACACCGAGGAGGAACGGCTCCGCTCGGAACTCGAGGACTGTCTGGTCACGGACGAGGAGTGGGATCGCGCGGACGCCCTCGAGAACCCGTTTCCGGACGAAGGCGACGATGCCGTCGTGATACGCGAGTCCTGATCGGCTGAGCGGTCGCCCCGGCAAGCGGGCGGGACGGGACAGAGCGATCAGTCGAAGGCGTCTTCGACGGCCTCGAGCAGCCGCGTCACCTCGCCGCCGCGCTTCCAGGCGGCGATCCGGTCGCCGAAGGGCAGCGGCGCCGCCAGCGAGGCCGACGACCGGACCGTGACCCGAGTGCCCGAGTCAGCGTCGGCGTCCTCGAGTTCGATCCACGTCTCCATCGCCGAGAACGGTCCCTGCTCGCCCGCCTGCGTGTAGTAGATCGCCCCGTCGCGGTCCTCGAATCGCAGCGGCAGCGCCATGCCGGGCCCGCTGGCGACGACGACCACCGCGTCGTCGCGGTTCTCGACGGATTCGACGTCGAAACTCCCCTCCGCGCGGACGATCGTCGGGGGATCCAGCCACTCCGAGAGCTCCGCGGGCGTCGCGTCGACGACTCGAGACGCCGTCACCTCGCGCATACCGGGCACGTTCGCGGGGACCGGCATAAATACCGGTGACGTCGACGGATGCTGTGGACGTGCTCGCGACCCGGCGTGGGAAACGACTAAGTGATCCACGGCCCCGTATTCGGCCATGTCAGCCGGCCCTAACGGCGAGCGAGACGGGCTCCAAGAGGGACTCGAGTCCTCGGAGGGCGACCCGCGGGTGATACTCGCGATGAACGCGGTGCTGTCGACGGTGTTCGCCGCGCTGATCGTCTGGGGCGCGTCCATCGTCGGCACTCTCGAGTACGACCTCCCGACCGTCGCGGTCGCCGCGGTCGCGCTGTTCGTGCTCACGCTCGTGATGACGCGGCGCTGAGCGGCGTTACCGCGGAACCGAACAGCGTTACCGCGGGACTGAACGGCATCACCGCGGGACCGAACGACGTCGCCTGGATCACCGATCGCGAGGTCGCGACCGAGGCGACAGGTACACGTCGCCGGGCCGCCTTCGTCCGATAATGACCGCGCGGAGCGCGCTTTCCTATCGGCCCACGAACCCCGAACTCGCCGTCTTCGTCTCGGGGATCACCAGCATGGGTATCGAGATTCTCGCCCTCCGGATCGTCGCGCCGCAGTTCGGGAACCACATCTACACCGTCGGGGGCATCATGACGGTCTGTCTCGCGGCGTTGAGCCTGGGCTACTGGCAGGGCGGTAAGCGGGCACCGGACGCGACGAATCGGCAGATAACGTGGCTGTTACTCGCCACGGCGACCTACATCGGCGTCGTGATCTTCGCCAGCGACCTGCTGTTGCTCCAGACGTCGTCGCTGCCGCTGTCGCCGCGGTACGCCGCCCTCCCGGCGTCGATCGCCCTGTTCGGACCGCCGACGTACCTGCTCGGGTTCATCAGCCCCTACGCCGCCGAACTCTCCCAGAAGAAGAGCACCGGCGAGGCGTCTGGCCACGTTTACGCGCTGGGGACGATCGGCAGCATCCTCGGGTCGGCCGCGACCACGTTCGTCCTCATCCCCGCGCTGACCGTCGACACGATCGGGCTGGTCTTCGGCGTCGCCCTCGTCGGAACCGCGCTCTTCCTCGAAGCGCCCGCGCTGCCCCGGAAACCGACGCTCGCGAGCGTCGGCGTCGCGGTCCTGCTCGTCGCCGCGACCGGCGTCGGCCCGGTCGCGCTCGACTACCGCGGCGACGTCGTCTACCAGACCCAGACCGCCTACCAGGAACTCGAGGTCGTCGACAACGGCGACGTCCGCACGCTATACCTGGGCGGCGCCCGGCACAGCGCGATGGACCTCGAGGATCCCGACCGCCACGTCTTCGAGTACACGACGTACTTCCACCTGCCGATGCTCATGGCCGACGACGTCGACGACGTCGGCGACGTGCTGTTCATCGGGGGCGGCGGCTACACAGGGCCGAAGGACTTCGAACGCAGCTACGACGTCGACGTCGACGTCGTCGAGATCGATCCCGAGGTGACCGACACCGCCGAGGCGTACTTCGGCCTCGAGCACGGCGAGAACATGACCACGCACACGACCGACGGCCGGCAGTACCTCCAGAACACGGGCGAGGAGTACGACCTGATCGTCCTCGACGCATACAAGAAGGATCAGGTTCCCTTCCACCTGACCACCGTCGAGTTCATGGAACTGGTCTCCGATCGCCTGGCCGACGACGGGCGCTTCCACGCCAACGTCATCGCCGCGCCGACGGGATCGGCCGGCGAGTTCTACCGCGCCCAGCGGAAGACGATGGACGAGGCCTTCGGCGAGACGTACGCCTTCCGCACCTCGGACGCCAACGCCATCCAGAACATCGAGATCGTGGCCACGAACGAGGAGACCGACTTCACTGCGGCCGAACTCGACGACAGAAACGCCGAGCGCGACCTCCCCGTCGACCTCGCGGAGCAAATCGACAACCGCCTGGGCGCCCTCGAGGCCACCGACGCGCCCGTCCTCCGGGACGACCGCGGCGAGGTCGACAGCCTACTCGATCCGATGCTGGGCCAGCGCTACGTCATCGAGGAGAGCGACGGCGACACGGCCAGCGGCGACGGCGAAACCCCCTCGATCGCCGCCGGAACGGTGCCGCTCGCGGTCGCCGGCCGGATCGGAAGGCGGGAGCCGGCGGAATCGTAGTCGATCGCACCAGTCACACCTCCTCGAGTCATCCGGTAGAATCACCTCGTATTCGCCACTCGCCACCGGGGTCCAACAGTCGACGCCCGGAGTTCGTCACTCGCCACCGGGCCTGTCACGCGACGTCCGGAATTCGTCACTCCGACCGGCGATAGTCGGGATCGAACAACTGCGCCGACCGCGGATCCGGATCGCCTTCGGTGAGGTTGTACCGCGAGAAGTCCTCGACGCCCGCCTCGCGCAGTAGTTCCTCGTCGTAGACGGCGTTCCCGGTGAACTCGGCGGGGTCCCGGGAGAGGATCTCGAGGACCGCGTCGCTCACGATTTCGGGCGTCCGCCAGTCGTCCTCGGTCCCCATCCCGAAGTACCGCGTCGCGCGGGTGTCGATGGCCGTTACGGGCCAGAAGGCGTTGCAACCCACGTCGTCGGCCGCGAGTTCCTCCGCCATCGAGAGCGTGACGAAGGACATCCCGAGTTTCGACCAGGCGTAGGGTGCCGATCCCGGAGCGCGATCGATCGTCACCGGCGGCGCGTTCGCGAGCAGCCACGCGTCCTCGACATCCCGCAGGTGGTCGGCGAAGGCCCTCGCGACCAGATACGTCCCGCGCACGTTGACGTCCGTCAGGAGGTCGAAGCGCTTCGGCGGGAGGTCCTCGACGGTCGCGATCTGGATCGCGCTCGCGTTGTTGATCACGATCTCGACGGTCCCGAACTCGTCGATGGCGCGCTCCGCCGCGGCCTCGACGGCCGCCGGGTCCCGGACGTCCAACTGAACGGGGAGCGCGTCGACGCCGCGCTCCTCGGCTTCGCGGGCCGTTTGCTCGATCGTCCCCTCGAGGTCGTTGTCCTCGAAATCATCGTCCGTTTCGCTCGTCTTGCCCGTCGAGACGATATTACAGCCCTTCTCGGCCAGTGCGAGCGCGATCGATTTCCCGATGCCGCGGGTCGTGCCCGTGATGAACGCCGTCTTCCCGGAGAGGTCCGGGTTCTCGAGTGCCATATACTGTCATTCATCTGTCGGGGGATAAGTAGCGGTGAAACCGGCAGGGATGGCGACGATTCGGTCCGTAGCGCGTCTTCGGCGCCGCCAGCGCGCCGGTTCGGCATACCAATCAGACTCAGTTACTATCACGACTATAAACTAATTGCCGCGATATCAAATCTCGGGAGTCGAACGAGAACGAAGCGGAATGACAGACGCTCAGGAGGTGCGGAAGCGTCGAGGACGCCGAAACGGGCCGCACGGCCATCGCTGAACGGGCGCTCGTCGATCGACGCAGCGTCGCCACTGCGGGTCTGAGCGGTCAGTAGAACGCCTCGAGGCGCGGTTTCAGTCTTCGCTGCCGCCGCCCGTGACGACGACCGGCCGGTCGGTGTTGAGGATCACCGACTGCGTGACGCTGCCGAACACCGCCTTGCCGACCGGCGAGCGCTTCCGGCCGCCGAGGACGATGGCGTCGACGTCGTGGTCCGCCGCGGCCTCGAGAATGTCGCCGTCCTCGACGGAGCCGCTGCCCTCGAGAATCGTCGTCTCGACGCCCGCCGCCTCGAGGCGTTCGTTCGCTCTGCGGACGGAGCCGATCCGCGACGCGGATTTGAACTGCTCGAACTCTTCGGGCAGGTCCGCGCTCTCCTCGTCGAAGATGAACAGTACGTACGCTTCGACCGATTCGGCCGCGTCGGGTAGCGACGTGACGTACTTCGCCTGTTCGAGCGCTCGGTCCTCGTTGGTGTCGACGGGGACTAAAACGCGATACATGAACCGAATTTCACACGGACACGTAATAAAACCGACTCACGGAACCGGTTCGTTGGAACGAACGCGAGGCGATGAAAAGGCCTCCGCGAGATCGAGTGCAAGGGTGAAACGGCGGACGCGAGACCGATCACAGGAGTGGAACGGTAGCTGCGGAGTCAGCGCGGTGACGTCGATGAGTCCCCCTAGCGCGTCGCGTCTACTCGCCGTCGCGCAGCGAGCGCCGCTGGATCTTGCCGGTGGTCGTCGTCGGCAGTTCGTCGACGAACGCGACGTGTTTGGGGTACTCGTACTCCGCGAGGCGCTCCCGGACCAGGTCGCGGATCTCCTCGCGGAGCGCGTCGGGGTCGTAGTCGTCGGTCGCCGGCTGGACGTAGGCCTTGATCGCCTCGCCGCGGGTCTCGTCGGGGACGCCGACGACGCCCGCCTGTTCGGTCTGCGGATGGTGCAAAATCGCCTCCTCGACCTCCATCGGCCCGACGCGGTAGCCGCTGGTGAGGATCACGTCGTCGGTCCGGGAAACGAACCAGCAGTAGCCGTCGTCGTCGCGCTCCACGAGGTCGCCCGTGAGGAACCATCCGTCCTCCGTCCGCTTGTTTTCGGTCTTCTCCGGGAGCTTCCAGTACTCGTCGAAGAAGACGCGTCGGTCGTCGGGCTTGACGGCGAGTTCGCCCACCTCGCCCGCCTCGAGTTCCTCACGCGTCTCGGGGTCGAGTACAGTCACCTCGTAGCCGGGGAACGGCTTACCCATGCTCCCCGGACGGGTGTCGAACCACGACGACGAGTTGCCGACGACGAGGTTGAGTTCGGTCTGGCCGTAGAACTCGTTGATCGCGATGTCCGCGAACGTTTCGTCGACCCAGTCGACGACTTCCGAGGTGAGGGGTTCGCCCGCGGAGGCGAACGTCTCGAGGTCGAGATCGAATCGCTCCTCGGGGTCGTCGACCGACATCAGCATCCGGAGTGCCGTCGGCGGCATGAACGCCTTCGTTACGCCGTGGCGCTCCATCAGGTCGTACGCCTCCTCGGGGTCGAACCCGTCGCGGGGCCAGCCGACGATCGTACAGCCGTGGTGCCACGCCGCGAAGAGGGTCCCGCCGAGGGCGGCACCCCAGGCCCAGTCCGCGGGCGTCCACAGCGTCGTTTCGCCCGGCTCGAGCCCCTGGTCGAAGTAGTTGTACGCCGCCGCGGCCCGGCCGAGCCACAGCGCGTGAGAGTGGCGGACGCCCTTCGGCGGCCCCGTGGAGCCGCTGGTGTACATGATCGCCGTGGGCGTCTCGGAGGTCGCGTCGTAGACGTCGATGCCGGGGTCGTACTCAGCGAGCAGGTCGTCGAAGGCGTGGGCATCGCCAGCCACCGATTCGGCGCCGCCGAGTTCGATCACGTGCTCGAGGTCGGGACACTCCTCGCGGATCTCCTCGATCGTCTCGCGGACGCTCGGGTCGACGACGACCGCCGCCGCCTCGCTGTCCGCGAGCCGGTACTGCAGGGCGTCGCGCCCGAAGAGCACGGTGAGGGGTACGGAGACGGCCCCTAGCTTCCAATTCGCGAGGTGCGAGATCGGGTTCTGGGGCTTCTGGGGGACGACGACGCCGACTCGGTCGCCCGTCTCGACGCCCAGATCGGCCAGCGCGGCGGCGATCCGGTCGGAAGCGTCGTCGAGGTCGTCGAACGAGTAAGTCTCGAGGCCGCCGTCGGGAACCTCGTAGCGAAGCGCGGTTCGACTCGTGTCGTCGTGTTTCCGGAGGAAGTCGACGGCCGGGTTAAACTCCTCGGGGAGGTTCCATCGAAATTCCTCGCGGGCCTGCGCGTGGGTGTCGAACGACGGCATCACCGTCCAGGTCATACGCGGGGCTTCCGGAGCCAGGACATAGCGTTTTTCGACACCGCTCGGCGAGAACTGGCGTCGGTGGAAACCGAGCGGTGATTTTCCCCCCGATTCCGCGACGCGTGGCGCGACCCGATATCGGCCGGCGTCGGCCTACTCCTCGTCTTCCGCTTCGCCTTCCGTCTCTTCTTCCCCTTCGACCTCGATCTCGGCTTCGACCTCGATCGTCAGCCCGTCGGTCTCGAACTCGCCCTCGAACTCGCGGCGGTCCGCGGCCTCGAGTTCGAGTTCCTCGCTGTCGACTTCGACCTCTACCTCGACATCGACGGTGACGTCGGAATCCTCCATACTCGCGCTTCGACGGAGATCCCTAAAGAAGTGGTGCGGTTTTTCGCCGGGCGAACCCGCCGCGACGGGAATCGGTATGTGGGTGGCTTGCCACGATGGAGGCATTCAGGGGACCCTCGAGCGCGCCGAGGCCACCGAGGCCGTCGCGGCCGATCCGCGCGGCGTGTTCGATCACGCCTACGACGAGCCGAGACTCCGACTCGAGGACCAGCGGCGCGCGCTCGCGGTCCTCACGAACCACACGGCGACGCCGAATTACTCGATTGTGAGTGACTATTTTACCATAAAGGCGGAACAGGGACAGGATAACGGCTACCCCGTAGTCGTCCCCTCTCTCGGGTAACATGCAACTCGAACAGCCGACCCAGGTCGAGCAGTCGACGCAGGAGTCGGGCTGGAGCGGGACGGTCCCCAGCGCCGTCGACGCGCGGGTCCTCGGACTCGTCGTCGTGGTGGGCGGACTGGCGGCGTCGTTGAACATCCCCTACGGCGGGCTCCCGATGGCCCTCGCGGCGTTCGGCCTGCTCGTCGGCGGCGGCGTCGTCGCCCACGTGCTCGGCGAACGGAAACTGCGCCGGATCACCGACGGACTCGTCGAGCGATGGGTCGACGACGGCGCCCACATCGAAGACGTCACCCGGTCGTCCGACTGGATGCAGACCGAGTGGACGGTCCACACGCCCGACGGCGAGATCCGAATCGGCGGCCTCGCGCTGGTCCCGATCAGCCGCTTCTCGGTCGAGTGGCAGGGGATGGGCGACGCGATGAACGCCAGCGAGGCCGAGGAGAACCTCGACGCCCTCGCGAAGGGACTCTACGCGGAGTTCTTCGACATCGGTTCCGCGACCCAGCGCTCGTAACGCCGGTTCACCACGCGCTGTCGCAGTAGCTCTATTCTTCGGCAGGTCGCGAACCGTTCTCGAGGCTGATTACTCATTGACTCCGTTCGAGACGGTGTTGCGTCCGATCTCAGTAGCTCCCGGCGAGCACGGGCGCAACGTGTCAGACATCGAAATTTATTTGTTCCGAAGTATGGTAGCACATAACATGGCAATCGGGCGTTACCGCGACGAACCGGCCGAGATGGACGACGACGAGCGCGAAGTCGCCGCGGCCCAGTACCCCGAGGGCGGTCTCGTGATCGGTATCGGCGTCGGTATCGTCCTGGCGCTGGTACTCGCCGACGCGTTGCTGGTACTGACCCCCGTCCTCGGCGGCGTGGTCGGATTCGTTGTCGGTCGTCGAATTCGCCGCTACAAACTCCGACAGCGGCGAACCGAGCGCACCATCGACGATGAGCGACGACACTGAGGGCGATTCGACGACGCTCTCCTCGAGCGTCGGGGTGGTGGGGGTACTCGCGTTGCTGGTCGGGAACGCGATCGCCGTCCCGATCTTCGTCCTGCCCGGGCCGCTGGCCGCGACAGCGGGACCCTCACTCGTGCTGGCGGCCGTGCTAGCGGCGATTCCCGCGGGCTTCGTCGTCCTGTACAACGCGCTGCTCGGCTCCGCGATGCCCGTCGCCGGCGGCCTGTACGTCTACATCTCGCGGCTGACGGCGCCCTTCTGGGGGTTTCTCGTCCCGTGGACGATCCCGCTGGTCGCGTGGGCGTCGCTGCTCATCACGGCGACCGGCTTCGCCGAGTACGTGCGGATCTTCGTCGACGCCCCGTCGCCGTTGTTCGTCTACGGCCTGCTCGCGTTCGTCCTCGTCGTCAACCTGATCGGACTCAGGACGGTCGCGCGGGTCCAGCTCGTCTTCGTCGCCGGCCTCGTCGCCTCGCTGCTCGTCTTCGTCGTTCCGGGCCTCGGCGCGGTCGAGCCCGCGAACTATGCCCCGTTCCTCCCGGACTACGGCGGGTTCGCGCTCGCGGTGGTCGCGCTGTTCTACCCGTTTCTCGGCTTCGGCCTGCTGGTCGAACTCGGCGAGGAGATCGACGATCCCGGGCGAACCATTCCGCTCGTGCTAGGCGTCGGCATCGGCATCGTCGCGCTGTTCTACGTGGCGCTGATCGCCGTCCTCGTCGGCGTCGTCCCCTACGCGGAACTCGGCAGCGAGGCCGACCTCGCGATCGCCGCCGGGGCGTTTCTCCCGTGGTGGGGCGAGTACGTCGTCGCCGCCGGCGCCCTCTTCGCCGTCGTGACGACGGTGAACACGACGTTGCTCGTCTTCTCGCGGACGCTCATGCGCGCGAGTCGCGACGGGATCTTCCCGGGACAGTTCGCCCGGATCCACCCGCGCTTCGAGACGCCCCACTACGCCGTGCTGGCTCTCGGGCTCCCGCCGTTCGCGCTCGTTCCCCTCGCGGACGAAATCGTCGGGCTCGCCGCGTTCATCGGCCTCGCCAGTCTCACCGCGTACTTCTTCTGTGCGGTCGGTCTCTGGAACCTCCCGCGGGAGTTCCCCGACCACTACGCGAACGCCCCGTTCCGGCTCCGGCGGTATCGCGGGCTCCTCCTCGCGGTCGTCGGCGGCGCCGTCGTGACCGGCGCGTTCTGGATCGTCACGTTGCTCCAGCGTCCCACGGTCGGCGTCGTGCTCATCGGCTGGTTCGTCGTCGCGTACGGCTACTACCGCTATCGGCTCGCGAGCGTCGACCGGATCGCGGTCTATCGAACGATGACGAGCCTCGACGCCCACGAGCGCGTCGGGGACGCGGACGAGCGTCCGGACGACTGACTCGCTCGAGCCCGTCGGTCGACGCCCCCAGCCTCCCGTCCCGTCTGGTATCACCGACATCACATTTAATAGCCGGAGCGAGTAGTATGTTGTATGTCAACGGAATACACTCCTACCGAGATGATGGATCGGGAGTCCCGATCGAACCGCTACTACCGGAACGCGGTCGAGCGCCACTGGGATCCCGGAGAGATCGACCTCGAGCGGGACGTCGGGAACTTGCTCGAGTACATCGAAGGAGCCGACGAGTACGATCAGGGGTACTGGTACCGGACGCTCAACGGGATCGCGAAGTTCGGCGCCGGCGAGGACGCGGTCACCGAGGACCTCGCGCCGCTCGGCACGGTCCTCGACGATATCGACGACCAGTTGTTCCTGACGACCCAACTGTACGAGGAGGCCAAACACGCGGACTTCTTCGATCGCTACTGGCGCGAGGTCGTCTGGACGGTCGAGGACGAGCTGGGCTGGGAGCGATCGAACCCGCGCCACGAGCGGTGGTTCAACGAGCCGTACATCGAGCTGTTCGACCGCAACCGAAAGGCGCAGTTCCGACTCCTCGAGGAAGACACCCCCGAGAATCGGGCGAAGGCGTACTGTCACTACCACCTCACCGTCGAGGGGATCCTCGCCCAGACGGGCTACTACGGGATGCAGACCTCCTACGGCGGCGAGTTCGACGAGTTGCCGCACCTGCCGGGGCTCGTCGAGGGCTTCACGAAGATCCGCAGCGACGAGGGTCGACACGTCGGCTTCGGGATGAACCAGCTCAAGAAGCTCATTCGGGAGGAGGGCGTCGATCCGACGCTCGTCGAGGAGACGGTCAACGAGCTTCTCCCGCTCGTGCAGGGCATCACGGAGGACGATCGGTTCCAGTCCGACACCGAGGAGGGAGAGCGCATCGGCCTGCAGGAAGGCGAGCTGGCCGAGTACGCGGTCGAAAAGCACACCGATCGGATGCACCAGATCACCGACGCCGCGGCCGACATCCCCGACGTCGACGAACTGGTGCGCCTCGAGGGCGACGACTGACGAGCGAGCGGCGCCTCGAGGTCGCCGTCACACCGGAAGACGCGCCTCGAGCCGCAGGGTCACGCCGTCGCGGTTGCC
It encodes the following:
- a CDS encoding acyl-CoA synthetase, which produces MTWTVMPSFDTHAQAREEFRWNLPEEFNPAVDFLRKHDDTSRTALRYEVPDGGLETYSFDDLDDASDRIAAALADLGVETGDRVGVVVPQKPQNPISHLANWKLGAVSVPLTVLFGRDALQYRLADSEAAAVVVDPSVRETIEEIREECPDLEHVIELGGAESVAGDAHAFDDLLAEYDPGIDVYDATSETPTAIMYTSGSTGPPKGVRHSHALWLGRAAAAYNYFDQGLEPGETTLWTPADWAWGAALGGTLFAAWHHGCTIVGWPRDGFDPEEAYDLMERHGVTKAFMPPTALRMLMSVDDPEERFDLDLETFASAGEPLTSEVVDWVDETFADIAINEFYGQTELNLVVGNSSSWFDTRPGSMGKPFPGYEVTVLDPETREELEAGEVGELAVKPDDRRVFFDEYWKLPEKTENKRTEDGWFLTGDLVERDDDGYCWFVSRTDDVILTSGYRVGPMEVEEAILHHPQTEQAGVVGVPDETRGEAIKAYVQPATDDYDPDALREEIRDLVRERLAEYEYPKHVAFVDELPTTTTGKIQRRSLRDGE
- a CDS encoding APC family permease; this translates as MSDDTEGDSTTLSSSVGVVGVLALLVGNAIAVPIFVLPGPLAATAGPSLVLAAVLAAIPAGFVVLYNALLGSAMPVAGGLYVYISRLTAPFWGFLVPWTIPLVAWASLLITATGFAEYVRIFVDAPSPLFVYGLLAFVLVVNLIGLRTVARVQLVFVAGLVASLLVFVVPGLGAVEPANYAPFLPDYGGFALAVVALFYPFLGFGLLVELGEEIDDPGRTIPLVLGVGIGIVALFYVALIAVLVGVVPYAELGSEADLAIAAGAFLPWWGEYVVAAGALFAVVTTVNTTLLVFSRTLMRASRDGIFPGQFARIHPRFETPHYAVLALGLPPFALVPLADEIVGLAAFIGLASLTAYFFCAVGLWNLPREFPDHYANAPFRLRRYRGLLLAVVGGAVVTGAFWIVTLLQRPTVGVVLIGWFVVAYGYYRYRLASVDRIAVYRTMTSLDAHERVGDADERPDD
- a CDS encoding ribonucleoside-diphosphate reductase, with translation MSTEYTPTEMMDRESRSNRYYRNAVERHWDPGEIDLERDVGNLLEYIEGADEYDQGYWYRTLNGIAKFGAGEDAVTEDLAPLGTVLDDIDDQLFLTTQLYEEAKHADFFDRYWREVVWTVEDELGWERSNPRHERWFNEPYIELFDRNRKAQFRLLEEDTPENRAKAYCHYHLTVEGILAQTGYYGMQTSYGGEFDELPHLPGLVEGFTKIRSDEGRHVGFGMNQLKKLIREEGVDPTLVEETVNELLPLVQGITEDDRFQSDTEEGERIGLQEGELAEYAVEKHTDRMHQITDAAADIPDVDELVRLEGDD